Proteins encoded within one genomic window of Oncorhynchus nerka isolate Pitt River linkage group LG17, Oner_Uvic_2.0, whole genome shotgun sequence:
- the LOC115145223 gene encoding transmembrane protein 11, mitochondrial-like isoform X2 → MASLGRRRGVQVNRERGVMAATDCYIVHEIYNGENAQDQFEYELEQALEAQYKYIVIEPTRIGDETARWIAVGNCLHKMAVLSGTACLLTPLSLPPEYSRYVALPTGALSVACSTLYGISWQFDPCCKYQVEYNSQKLSRLPLHTLTSSTPVVLVRRDDIHRKRLHNTIALAALAYCAKKIYELYAV, encoded by the exons ATGGCGTCGTTGGGAAGGAGGCGCGGTGTCCAAGTCAACAGGGAGAG GGGAGTGATGGCGGCAACGGACTGCTACATCGTTCACGAGATCTACAACGGGGAGAATGCGCAGGACCAGTTTGAGTATGAGCTGGAGCAGGCACTGGAGGCACAGTACAAGTACATTGTGATCGAGCCCACGCGCATTGGCGACGAGACGGCCCGCTGGATCGCCGTGGGCAACTGCCTGCACAAGATGGCCGTGCTGTCTGGTACCGCCTGCCTCCTGACGCCGCTCTCACTACCGCCCGAGTACTCGCGCTACGTAGCACTGCCCACTGGTGCCCTCAGCGTGGCATGCTCCACCCTCTATGGAATCTCCTGGCAGTTCGATCCCTGCTGCAAGTACCAGGTGGAGTACAACAGCCAAAAACTCTCGCGGCTGCCCCTGCACACACTCACCTCCTCCACGCCAGTGGTGCTGGTGCGCAGGGACGACATCCACAGAAAGAGACTCCACAACACGATAGCGCTGGCCGCCCTGGCCTACTGCGCCAAGAAGATCTACGAACTCTACGCGGTATGA
- the LOC115145223 gene encoding transmembrane protein 11, mitochondrial-like isoform X1, translating to MASLGRRRGVQVNRERGVMAATDCYIVHEIYNGENAQDQFEYELEQALEAQYKYIVIEPTRIGDETARWIAVGNCLHKMAVLSGTACLLTPLSLPPEYSRYVALPTGALSVACSTLYGISWQFDPCCKYQVEYNSQKLSRLPLHTLTSSTPVVLVRRDDIHRKRLHNTIALAALAYCAKKIYELYAIFVF from the exons ATGGCGTCGTTGGGAAGGAGGCGCGGTGTCCAAGTCAACAGGGAGAG GGGAGTGATGGCGGCAACGGACTGCTACATCGTTCACGAGATCTACAACGGGGAGAATGCGCAGGACCAGTTTGAGTATGAGCTGGAGCAGGCACTGGAGGCACAGTACAAGTACATTGTGATCGAGCCCACGCGCATTGGCGACGAGACGGCCCGCTGGATCGCCGTGGGCAACTGCCTGCACAAGATGGCCGTGCTGTCTGGTACCGCCTGCCTCCTGACGCCGCTCTCACTACCGCCCGAGTACTCGCGCTACGTAGCACTGCCCACTGGTGCCCTCAGCGTGGCATGCTCCACCCTCTATGGAATCTCCTGGCAGTTCGATCCCTGCTGCAAGTACCAGGTGGAGTACAACAGCCAAAAACTCTCGCGGCTGCCCCTGCACACACTCACCTCCTCCACGCCAGTGGTGCTGGTGCGCAGGGACGACATCCACAGAAAGAGACTCCACAACACGATAGCGCTGGCCGCCCTGGCCTACTGCGCCAAGAAGATCTACGAACTCTACGCG ATTTTTGTCTTTTAG
- the LOC115145223 gene encoding transmembrane protein 11, mitochondrial-like isoform X3, with protein MAATDCYIVHEIYNGENAQDQFEYELEQALEAQYKYIVIEPTRIGDETARWIAVGNCLHKMAVLSGTACLLTPLSLPPEYSRYVALPTGALSVACSTLYGISWQFDPCCKYQVEYNSQKLSRLPLHTLTSSTPVVLVRRDDIHRKRLHNTIALAALAYCAKKIYELYAIFVF; from the exons ATGGCGGCAACGGACTGCTACATCGTTCACGAGATCTACAACGGGGAGAATGCGCAGGACCAGTTTGAGTATGAGCTGGAGCAGGCACTGGAGGCACAGTACAAGTACATTGTGATCGAGCCCACGCGCATTGGCGACGAGACGGCCCGCTGGATCGCCGTGGGCAACTGCCTGCACAAGATGGCCGTGCTGTCTGGTACCGCCTGCCTCCTGACGCCGCTCTCACTACCGCCCGAGTACTCGCGCTACGTAGCACTGCCCACTGGTGCCCTCAGCGTGGCATGCTCCACCCTCTATGGAATCTCCTGGCAGTTCGATCCCTGCTGCAAGTACCAGGTGGAGTACAACAGCCAAAAACTCTCGCGGCTGCCCCTGCACACACTCACCTCCTCCACGCCAGTGGTGCTGGTGCGCAGGGACGACATCCACAGAAAGAGACTCCACAACACGATAGCGCTGGCCGCCCTGGCCTACTGCGCCAAGAAGATCTACGAACTCTACGCG ATTTTTGTCTTTTAG